A window from Photobacterium sp. DA100 encodes these proteins:
- a CDS encoding allantoate amidohydrolase produces MTGLKESASLTWEWLEEIARCSQTADPDREGVTRLCASDEHRQANDKLRQWMLAAGMQVRMDNAANLIGRYPSAAPDAKTLIFGSHQDTVPNGGKYDGILGVIAPLALVHYFNQNQIAFPYHIDVIAFSDEEGTRFQSTLLGSKAISGTFEPAMLDAADAQGTTMRQALEQFGCRPELISHDAYQPEEVLGFVELHIEQGPQLEQADLPVGVVSAITGIERHTLSIKGKAGHAGTVPMNMRQDALVGAAQVIHYFDQLCKGQDDLVGVVGKIENFPNGVNVIPQQTDITIELRSPNDASRLAARSTLLAKIAQIMADYDLGYEHQLIYQQAAVTCSESLSSMLAQATSAAGIEPMQLFSGAGHDGLAVTHLTDIAMLFMRCKNGVSHHPDEAITQVDLLSALDVLQQFCLLLKGDSTRS; encoded by the coding sequence ATGACGGGACTAAAGGAGTCTGCCAGCCTGACTTGGGAATGGTTGGAAGAAATAGCACGTTGTTCGCAAACTGCCGATCCGGATCGTGAGGGGGTTACCCGATTGTGTGCCTCTGACGAGCACCGTCAGGCGAACGATAAACTGCGCCAATGGATGCTGGCTGCCGGCATGCAAGTACGAATGGACAACGCGGCGAACCTGATTGGCCGCTATCCGAGCGCTGCGCCGGATGCCAAGACGCTGATTTTTGGCTCGCACCAGGACACGGTGCCCAACGGCGGCAAATACGACGGCATCCTCGGTGTTATCGCCCCTCTGGCTCTGGTTCATTACTTCAACCAGAACCAAATAGCTTTTCCCTACCATATCGATGTCATCGCGTTCAGCGATGAAGAGGGCACCCGCTTCCAGTCGACCTTGCTGGGGTCGAAGGCGATTTCCGGTACATTCGAACCGGCGATGCTCGATGCCGCGGATGCGCAGGGTACGACCATGCGCCAGGCCCTGGAGCAATTTGGCTGCCGCCCCGAGCTGATCAGCCATGATGCCTACCAGCCAGAAGAGGTATTGGGTTTTGTCGAGTTGCATATCGAGCAGGGCCCACAGCTGGAACAAGCCGATTTACCCGTTGGCGTAGTGAGTGCCATCACCGGCATCGAACGCCATACCCTGAGTATCAAGGGCAAGGCGGGTCATGCCGGCACGGTGCCGATGAACATGCGCCAGGACGCCCTGGTGGGGGCGGCACAGGTCATCCATTATTTCGATCAGCTCTGCAAAGGGCAGGACGACTTGGTCGGCGTGGTCGGCAAGATTGAGAACTTCCCCAACGGGGTCAATGTGATCCCGCAGCAGACGGATATCACCATCGAGCTGCGCTCACCCAATGATGCCTCACGGTTGGCTGCCCGCAGCACGCTGCTGGCAAAGATTGCCCAGATCATGGCCGACTATGATCTGGGCTACGAGCACCAGCTGATTTACCAGCAGGCGGCGGTGACCTGCTCGGAGAGTTTGTCATCGATGCTGGCACAGGCCACGTCAGCGGCAGGCATTGAGCCCATGCAGCTATTCAGTGGTGCCGGGCACGACGGCCTGGCGGTGACTCACCTGACGGATATTGCCATGCTGTTCATGCGCTGTAAGAATGGCGTGAGCCATCATCCGGATGAGGCCATTACTCAGGTTGATCTGCTGTCAGCGCTCGATGTGCTTCAGCAATTTTGTCTATTGCTCAAAGGCGATAGCACCCGTAGCTAG
- a CDS encoding FCD domain-containing protein — translation MAGSTKGRRTQQLAESIKAWIVEQSLAPGDRLPNEQQIMELFDASKSTVRESMRILEAQGILATKTGPKGGAFVAEMGESKAQSLLSNYLFFKDISISDIYQIRQSLEPDVAASLAGKLSEQQLQRLEAQIEKYATPPADIYQEQAHHIASIEFHSLLASYSNNELLKFIVRFTAQMLTDLTIYKKLYAPENHQLWLTGVQSQKQLVAALRNGDAEQAKQVMSQHMQTAHELMKVQEVEVAKQFLQE, via the coding sequence GTGGCAGGCAGCACGAAAGGTAGACGCACTCAACAACTTGCTGAGTCAATCAAGGCATGGATTGTCGAACAAAGCTTAGCGCCTGGCGACCGCCTTCCCAATGAGCAGCAGATCATGGAGCTTTTCGATGCCTCGAAAAGTACCGTCCGTGAAAGCATGCGAATTCTCGAAGCGCAGGGGATCCTGGCCACCAAGACCGGGCCGAAAGGGGGCGCATTCGTTGCCGAAATGGGCGAGAGCAAAGCGCAATCTTTGCTGAGCAATTACCTGTTCTTCAAAGATATTTCCATTTCCGACATTTACCAGATCCGCCAATCGCTGGAGCCAGATGTTGCCGCCTCGCTGGCAGGAAAGCTGTCGGAACAGCAGCTACAACGTCTTGAAGCGCAAATCGAGAAATACGCCACCCCACCCGCCGATATCTACCAAGAGCAGGCGCACCATATCGCTTCGATTGAGTTCCACAGCCTGCTGGCCAGTTACTCAAACAATGAGCTGCTGAAATTCATCGTCCGTTTCACCGCCCAGATGCTGACCGATCTCACCATCTACAAGAAACTCTACGCCCCAGAAAACCACCAGTTGTGGTTAACCGGGGTGCAGAGCCAGAAACAGCTTGTTGCCGCGCTGCGTAACGGCGATGCCGAGCAGGCCAAGCAGGTAATGTCGCAGCATATGCAAACTGCCCACGAACTGATGAAAGTGCAAGAAGTCGAAGTAGCCAAGCAATTTTTGCAGGAATAA
- a CDS encoding sulfite exporter TauE/SafE family protein — MDLVYEWFKPAALTDLQFTILVSLSFVTSAVTALMGAGGGALLIAVMASFMPAAAIIPVHAVVQLGSNGGRLLLMRKDVDRYLVWWFVVGTVIGAVIGGNIAVSLEPAYLQLILGGFILLSCWVPITAALKGKKSLTVLGALTSFLTMFVGATGPFVIASMRHIIADKQKLVGTMAALMSAQHLIKAVVFGGLGFAFADWAGVIVLMIFTGFFGTMTGQALLQRVSNEKFQLALRIMLTFLALRLIGSALGF; from the coding sequence ATGGATCTGGTGTACGAATGGTTTAAACCCGCCGCATTAACCGACCTGCAATTTACTATCTTGGTCTCGCTGAGCTTTGTCACATCGGCGGTCACGGCTTTGATGGGGGCGGGTGGGGGCGCGCTCTTGATAGCGGTGATGGCTAGCTTTATGCCTGCGGCGGCCATTATTCCGGTTCATGCGGTGGTGCAGCTTGGCAGCAATGGCGGCCGACTGCTGCTGATGCGAAAGGATGTCGATCGCTATCTGGTGTGGTGGTTTGTTGTTGGCACTGTGATAGGGGCGGTGATCGGCGGCAATATCGCGGTGTCGCTAGAGCCTGCCTATCTCCAGCTTATATTGGGTGGTTTTATCTTGCTTAGCTGCTGGGTGCCGATCACCGCCGCGCTCAAGGGCAAGAAAAGTCTGACGGTACTGGGAGCGCTGACGTCTTTTCTGACCATGTTTGTCGGGGCGACGGGGCCGTTCGTGATTGCCTCCATGCGCCACATTATTGCCGACAAGCAGAAACTGGTTGGCACCATGGCCGCCCTGATGTCGGCCCAGCATTTGATCAAGGCTGTGGTTTTCGGCGGGCTAGGCTTTGCCTTTGCTGATTGGGCCGGTGTTATTGTGCTGATGATCTTTACCGGCTTTTTCGGCACCATGACCGGCCAGGCCCTGCTTCAGCGGGTGTCCAACGAGAAGTTCCAGCTGGCTCTTCGGATCATGCTGACCTTTTTGGCGCTGCGGCTGATTGGCTCAGCGTTGGGGTTCTGA
- a CDS encoding DUF3653 domain-containing protein, translating to MKLYSCRDLAAINDNWRGWQIKQGELVTPNGWTLTPDRIVTGNALLQISADSDRELKAAIIRTARLLHQLPQSYKSK from the coding sequence ATGAAGCTCTATTCATGTAGAGATCTTGCAGCGATTAATGACAATTGGAGAGGATGGCAAATCAAACAAGGGGAGCTGGTAACGCCGAACGGATGGACTTTAACCCCAGACAGGATTGTTACAGGTAATGCGCTTTTACAAATCAGTGCCGACAGTGATAGGGAGTTAAAAGCGGCAATTATACGAACAGCAAGGCTATTACATCAATTGCCACAGTCTTATAAATCAAAATGA
- a CDS encoding pentapeptide repeat-containing protein yields the protein MDIRKVRQLLWDFSGCRYIWNKVRPEKNTGQPEPSSIVFWIFSIYIALFSLTSAVYEVNKGSYDAKVSQVYTLLQMDDLKQLGKNKITALQGSHILVKPDFYNPIANIKSLLRVTELNVESEIELKNLLKHYRSELDNSYLYKGNFSGISDLSNANFQNSNLFNANFSGSNLIGANFSDADLQGANFTGADLSFAVFCRTDLRTADLSEAIGLDSESLSCAYSLYEAKLPSDIEDEIRKNGRLGLLSAIKVN from the coding sequence ATGGACATTAGAAAAGTTCGACAGTTATTGTGGGACTTTAGTGGATGTAGGTATATTTGGAATAAGGTCAGGCCAGAAAAGAATACAGGTCAACCTGAGCCATCCTCTATAGTATTCTGGATATTCTCGATATATATTGCTTTGTTCTCATTAACATCAGCTGTATATGAAGTTAATAAAGGATCATATGATGCGAAAGTTTCACAAGTTTATACTCTGCTACAAATGGATGATTTGAAACAACTAGGAAAGAACAAAATCACTGCCTTGCAAGGCTCACATATTTTAGTTAAACCAGACTTTTATAACCCTATCGCTAACATTAAATCACTGTTAAGGGTTACAGAATTAAATGTCGAATCAGAAATAGAATTAAAGAACTTACTGAAACACTACCGGAGCGAGTTAGATAATTCTTATTTATATAAAGGTAACTTTTCTGGAATATCAGACCTTTCAAATGCAAACTTTCAAAATTCAAATTTATTTAATGCCAACTTTTCAGGTAGCAACTTAATCGGTGCTAATTTTTCTGATGCCGATTTACAAGGAGCTAATTTTACAGGTGCAGATTTATCATTTGCTGTATTTTGTCGTACAGATCTAAGAACTGCAGATTTATCTGAAGCAATAGGCTTAGATTCGGAAAGCTTATCCTGTGCTTATTCTTTATATGAAGCAAAACTTCCAAGCGATATAGAAGACGAAATTAGGAAAAATGGAAGATTAGGCTTACTATCTGCGATTAAGGTCAATTGA